The region TCCCAGGGGGCGTAGACGAGGCGGCCCAGCACCTGGCCGATACCGGTGGCGCCCAGGACCCAGGCCGCCTCGGCGGTGCCGAACCCGTGCTCCCGCAGGAACGGGACGAGGTCGACGACCACCGCGTGGACGGTGAAGGCGCCCAGTGCCAGGGCCGCGGTCAGCGCCCAGAACGCCCGACCGGCCATCACCCCGCGCACGGCCCGGCGGCCGGACTCCGGATCGCCGTGGGGCGTCCACTCCGCGCGCAGCGCCCACAGGTGCAGGGGCGCCACGACCAGGGCGACGAGGGCCGCCAGGGCCAGGAGGGCGGCGCGCCAGCCGAGGTGGGCCTCCAGCAGCGCGGCGAGCGGCGCGAACACCGTCCCGGCGAACCCCCCGACCAGGGTCAGGGTGGTGACCGCGCGGACCCGGGCCGACCGGTACCAGTGGGTGAGGGCGGCGAACGCGGTCGGGTAGAAGAGCCCGGCGGCGGCGAGCCCCGCCGCCTGCCAGGCCGCCGCGAACACCCACAGCGACGGCGCCAGGGCGCAGGCGGCCAGCGCCGCCGCGCCCAGGACCGCGGCGGCGGTCATCACCGGCCGGGGGCCGCGCAGGCGCAGCCAGCGGCCGACCAGCGGGGCGGCCAGGGCCGCCAGCACCTGGGAGCCGGAGAAGAGCGCGGTGAGGACGATGAGGGACCAGCCGGTGCCGAGGAGACCGCGGGGGCCAGCACGGGGAAGGCGTAGAACAGCGCGCCCTGGCTGACGGTGACGGTGACGCACAGGGCGGGCAGCGCCCGCCGCGCCCCCGGCACCGGCCCGGGGCCGCGGCGTCGGCGGGCGCGTCCGCCCCGCGGGCGGACGCGGGACCACCGGGGTCCGGCCGGACGCGCGGGGTGCGCGGCGTGCGCGGGCGGGCGGGTCGGGCGGGTCCTCCCCGCTCGGCCGGGCCGTGTCGTCGGTGCTCGGGCGGGGGCCGGGGACGGCGCCCGGCCGGGGCGGGGCGGCGCGGCGGTCGCGCCCGGGCGCCCGGAGCCGCGCGCGCGTCTCCGGGGCCGCCGCCCCCGCGTGGACGGGGGCGTCCACGGAGGCGCGCGGCAGGGGGAAGGGCTGGTGGGAGGGGGATCGATCTGTACGGTCACTGCGTTCCACGCTTTCCGGTGGTCGGGGCGGCGTCGGGAGGCGCCCCGTTTCCGGGTACGGCAAGGGCCCGGGCGGTGATGGCGGGATGCCGCTCGGGGGTCGCCGAAGGACCGCGGGTGCTGTGCGGGGCACCGGCGGTGCGGACGCGGCCGGGGACCGGCGGCGCGTCACGGGGCGCGTCGGGAGGGGGCGGTCCGGGGGCGTGCCGGACACGGGGCGCGCGGTGCGGGGGCCGGTCCGGGAGGACCGCCGCGGGGACGCGGCGCGATGGCCCGCCGGGGTGCGGGCCGCGCCGCCCCGCGCGCCGCCCTCCTCAGGAGCGGGAGGGTCCGCCCGCCGCGGCGGTGGGCGCGCGGCGGGGCCCGGGTCTTCTCACCGGGCGGGAACAGGCGCGGGGGCGGGCGAACGGAACGGGGGCAGGGGTCCGTCGGGTCTGCAAAAGTCTCCTGTCAGGACGTTCCGGGAGAACCGGACACGGAGGGTCACGTTGTGTGTTCCCTACCCCGATCACCGAGGACTCCATTCATCTCCCGGCCACTTTCCCGTCACCTGGAATTCCAGGTCGCCCCCGCCGAGCAGCCGCCCGGGGCCGCCGCCCACCGGCGGCGGCCCCGGGCCGGGGACGCCATCCGGCCGGGGTCCCCTGCCTCGGCGACCGGCGCTCGGGCGGGACCCGGTGCTGTGGAAGGCCGTTCCGGCCCGGGCGGGCCCGTACGCCGGACGGCGGAACGGCGCCCCAGGGCCCTGCCGCGGCGACCGGCGCTCGGGCGGGCCCGCCCGCTGAGGCGGCGGGCCGGGCGCCCGGGGATCTCCAGCCGCAGCGACCAAGGCTCGGGCGGGGCCCGGCACTCAGGCGGGGCGCAGGCGGCCGGGCTCGGGGACGTCCAGGGTGAAGACGTGCCCCAGGTCGGCCTCCTCGTAGCCGAAGTCGGCGTTGGCCACCCGCATGCGGTCGGGGCCCACCTCCACGATCCGCACAGTGATCGGCTCGGCCCGCCCGGGCAGCTCCAGCAGCCAGCGGTCGGCCAGGTAGGCCAGCCCGCGGGCGTCCAGGGCGGCGCGGGCCTCGGCCTCGGCGGACGGGGCGCCCGCCGCGTGCCCGAACGGGGTCATCGGGGTGTAGGCCCCCGCGCCCGCCGGGGCGAGGTAGCCCAGGACCTCGCCGTCCTCCTCCCGGCGGTGCGCCGTCCAGTGGGGCGGGATCACGTCCCCTCCCTCCGGGTGTCCAGGCGGGCCAGGGCGTAGGCGGCCATGGCCTCGCACTGGTAGTCGGCCAGCCCCGGCGCGACCGCCTCGTACACCTCCCGCCAGGGCCCCTCCTCGGCGTACACGCGCCCCAGGTGGGCGAAGGCGTCGGCGTCGGGCGTCCACATGCGGGAGACCCGCAGGTAGTGGTCGTGCACCTCCGCCTGCACGGCCGGGTCGGTGACCGGCCGCCCCGCCGCCAGGTGGGCGGCCATCCGCTCCAACTGGGCGGCCAGTCCGGCCCGGTCCGCCTCCCAGTCGGCCGGGGCCCGGCCGTCTGCGGCGCGGGCCGCCTGCTCCCACTGGGCCGGCCACTGCGCGCGGGCGCGGTCGGTGTAGGCGGCGGTGTCGAATCCAGCGAAGAGCGTCTCGGGGTCGAGCGCGCCCATGGTCCCCTCCTCCTCCAGTGCGTCCAGGGTGCGGCGCACGGTGGTGACGAGGGTGTCGACGCGGTCGCGTTCGGCCAGCAGGTCGCGCAGGTGGGCGCGCAGCGCCCCGGCCGGGTCGCCGCCGGCGTCGAGCACGGCGGCGATGTCGGCCAGGGGCAGCCCCAGCTCGCGCATGAGCAGGATGCGCTGGAGCCGCAGCAGCTCGGCGCGGCCGTAGTGGCGCACCCCGCCGGCCCCCACCGCGGCGGGCCGCAGCAGGCCGATGCGGTGGTAGTGCCGCAGGGTCCGCGAGCTGACGCCGGTCATCCGGCACACCTGCCCGGTCGGCCAGGTCGGCATGACCGCTCCCCTCGTCGGACCGGTACCTCCGGTCCGGTCACCGACGTTAGGCGTTGACCCCGCGTCAACCGCAACCCCGGACGCGCCGGCCCGTCAGCCGGGCGGCCCCGGGCGCCAGCGGCCGAAGCGCCGGGGCCCGCCCGGCCTGCGCGGCCCCGGCCCCCAGCGGGCGAAACGGTCCCGGACCGGTCCCAGGCGGGGGTGCCAGCGCAGCCACGGCAGCCAGGGCACCCCCGGCGGCGGCGGGATCCTCGGGTCCTCCAGGTCGCCCTGGAGGACCTCCTCCACCTCCTCGAACCGGATGCCCGCGAACAGCATGATGTCGGTGGCGACCATCTCCACCGCCAGGTGGGTGGCCTGGGTGACCTGGTCGTCGTCGGGCCGCCCCGGCCCGTACATGCGCGCGGTCATCAGCGCCTGCTCCACCGCCTGCTCGCGGGCCTCGCGGCTGCTCAGGTCGTCGGCGAGGGTGGCCAGCACGTCGGCCATGCCGGACACGATCGGGACCAGCTCGCGGCGTTCGTGGGCGCCCATCGCGGCGGTGCTGCGGCACAGGAACAGGCAGCTCTCCCCGAGCAGGATGAGGCGCTCGATGATCTCGTCCTCGTCCAGCACCGGCTGCGGGTCGCCCCAGCGGATCGTGGACAGCCGGATGGTGGTCATGCTGGCCTCGCGGGCGCGGCTCAGCTCCGCCATCGGCCGGCTGAGGTCGCCGAGCCGGTTGACCATCTGCTGGCTGGAGACGTCGCCCTCCTCGTCCAGGGCCTGGGCGACGCCGGTGAGCATGCCCGACATCTCGCCGAGCGCGTCCACCTCGATGCGCCGCAGCAGCGCGACCAGCCGGGCGGGGAACAGCAGCTGGCTGAACACCAGGGCGACGCCCGCGCCGATGAGGGCGTCGACGAGCCGGTCGATGCCGGGGCTGCCGTCCCCGATGAAAATCGTGGTCAGGATGGCGCTGGCCGCGGCCTGCCCGATGACGATGCGCTCGGCGTTGATGGCGACGGCCACGAGCATGGCCAGCAGGGTGGCCGCGCTCATGGTGACGAGTTCGCCGACGTCCGCGGCCAGGGCGAGCTCGCCCGCGCCGATGCCGATGAACACCCCGGTGAGGAGTTTGAGGGCGTTGGAGCCGCGTTCGCCGCCGGAGGCGTTGAGCGCGATGACGGCGGCGATGGGGGCGAAGAACGGGCTGTGGTCCTGGACGAGGCCGCCGGCGACGGTCCAGGCGATGACGGCCGCGAGGGTGGCCTGCACCACCGACCAGGTGTGGGCGGTGAGGCGGTCGCGGACCACCGCCGTTGTCTGCTCGATCCGGTGCCGCAGGTCACGGGTGCGCGCCCGAAGACCAGCCATGTACCACCTCTCCCTCACCGGAGTCCGGACGCCGTGGCGGGGGGCGGGCGCGGTCGCGGTTCCATTGATATCGGCACGGGTCGGGAGAGTGCGGGTTCTGCGTGATCGCCGCGTTTCGCGCGGGGCGCGTACCCGGACACGGAACCCGAACGGGCATCAAGAAGACAAAGGGCCTCTTGACACTCATACGGCGAACTCCGTGACGTTCTCCCCCGGTCGGTGACAGGCGGCGCGACGACCCCCGGAAGGGCACCGGAGACCGCATCGAACACGGATTCGGATCGCCCCTTACCCGGCCGGTCCGGGCCCCTCCCGACCGCCGGACGCGCGTGTGCGCCCCCGGCGGGACCCTCCGTGGCCCGATGCGGTCGGACCGCAATCGGTCGCCCCCTCCCCCGGCGACGGACCGGACCGTCATGATCGGCCTGTCCCCGCCACGGAAACGGAGAGGAACGCCTGTTGCAGGACCACGACACCAACGCCGACGCCGACACCGGAGCCGGGAACGATCCAGGGCACGATGCCTCCTCCGGATCCCCCGACGCGGACGCCGAGCGGCTCGCCACCTCGGAGTACCGGATGTTCCGCGAACGGGCCCGCCAGGCCACCTGGTGGTCGATGGCGCGCCGGATGCCCGTGCTGGTCGGTCGGGCCCTGGCCGTGGGCCGCCGGGCGGGGCCCGGAGACCTGGCCGCCACCGTCGTGTTCGGGCTGGGGATGGGCGCGGCCACCGCGTGGGCGCTGGTGGCGACCAACGCCGTCCTGGAGGAGGTGTTCGCGGCCGTGCCCACCCCCGACCGGGTCCGGGCGGCGCTGCCCTCCCTGCTCCTGCTCGCGGCGGCCCTGCTCGCCCGGGGAGCCTGCGGGGCGCTG is a window of Nocardiopsis changdeensis DNA encoding:
- a CDS encoding MerR family transcriptional regulator, translated to MPTWPTGQVCRMTGVSSRTLRHYHRIGLLRPAAVGAGGVRHYGRAELLRLQRILLMRELGLPLADIAAVLDAGGDPAGALRAHLRDLLAERDRVDTLVTTVRRTLDALEEEGTMGALDPETLFAGFDTAAYTDRARAQWPAQWEQAARAADGRAPADWEADRAGLAAQLERMAAHLAAGRPVTDPAVQAEVHDHYLRVSRMWTPDADAFAHLGRVYAEEGPWREVYEAVAPGLADYQCEAMAAYALARLDTRREGT
- a CDS encoding FUSC family protein, which translates into the protein MAGLRARTRDLRHRIEQTTAVVRDRLTAHTWSVVQATLAAVIAWTVAGGLVQDHSPFFAPIAAVIALNASGGERGSNALKLLTGVFIGIGAGELALAADVGELVTMSAATLLAMLVAVAINAERIVIGQAAASAILTTIFIGDGSPGIDRLVDALIGAGVALVFSQLLFPARLVALLRRIEVDALGEMSGMLTGVAQALDEEGDVSSQQMVNRLGDLSRPMAELSRAREASMTTIRLSTIRWGDPQPVLDEDEIIERLILLGESCLFLCRSTAAMGAHERRELVPIVSGMADVLATLADDLSSREAREQAVEQALMTARMYGPGRPDDDQVTQATHLAVEMVATDIMLFAGIRFEEVEEVLQGDLEDPRIPPPPGVPWLPWLRWHPRLGPVRDRFARWGPGPRRPGGPRRFGRWRPGPPG
- a CDS encoding MFS transporter; this translates as MRHRHRQPGRAVLRLPRAGPRGLLGTGWSLIVLTALFSGSQVLAALAAPLVGRWLRLRGPRPVMTAAAVLGAAALAACALAPSLWVFAAAWQAAGLAAAGLFYPTAFAALTHWYRSARVRAVTTLTLVGGFAGTVFAPLAALLEAHLGWRAALLALAALVALVVAPLHLWALRAEWTPHGDPESGRRAVRGVMAGRAFWALTAALALGAFTVHAVVVDLVPFLREHGFGTAEAAWVLGATGIGQVLGRLVYAPWELRSRPGTRAVAVLLVCASGAVLTAVLALAGAAPAALFAAALAVGAGRGLLTLVQATAIADRWGPEHYTTLNSIMHTPIALAAALAPGVCALAAGAAGGYAPVFFALGAVALLGALVAPAGSPAAVAAGDRG